A single Triticum dicoccoides isolate Atlit2015 ecotype Zavitan chromosome 2A, WEW_v2.0, whole genome shotgun sequence DNA region contains:
- the LOC119356494 gene encoding probable receptor-like protein kinase At1g30570, whose translation MLRTRILVLAAVSIVFANLQFLKAHGRELFLSCGSNATADADGRRWIGDMAPDLNFTLSSPGIAALLAGSSNGSEIMAPVYRSARFFTTTSWYDFSLLPGNYCVRLHFFPSAFRNFSANGSVFDVVANDFKLVSKFNVSEEIVWRNSVSNSAATAVVKEYFLAVNGSRLQIEFDPRPGSFAFVNAIEVMLTPDNSFNGMVNKVGGVDVHIPPELSGRAVETMYRLNIGGPALASSHDQYLHRPWYTDEAFMFSANAALIVSNTSAIKYVSSNDSSIAPLDVYETARIMGNNMVMDKRFNVTWRFFVHPNFDYLVRLHFCELVYDKPSQRIFKIYINNKTAAENYDVYNKAGGINKAYHEDYFDSLPQQVDSLWLQLGPDSMTSASGTDALLNGLEIFKLSRSGNLDYVLGHIDMGNKRGRSKGRSRIGLWEEVGIGSAAFVALVSVALFSWCYVRRKRKAVNEEVPAGWHPLVLHEAMKSTTDARASKKAPLARNSSSIGHRMGRRFSIADIRAATKNFDESLVIGSGGFGKVYKGEVDDGITVAIKRANPLCGQGLKEFETEIEMLSKLRHRHLVAMIGYCEEQKEMILVYEYMAKGTLRSHLYGSGLPPLTWKQRIDACIGAARGLHYLHTGADRGIIHRDVKTTNILLDKNFVAKIADFGLSKTGPTLDQTHVSTAIRGSFGYLDPEYFRRQQLTQKSDVYSFGVVLFEVACARPVIDPSVPKDQINLAEWAMRWQRQRSLEAIADPRLDGDYSPESLKKFGDIAEKCLADDGRTRPSMGEVLWHLEYVLQLHEAYKRNVDCESFGSSELGFADMSFSMPHIREGEEEHHPKKSGIREDSAP comes from the coding sequence ATGCTCCGGACGAGGATACTCGTGCTGGCTGCTGTGAGCATCGTGTTCGCCAACCTGCAGTTCTTGAAGGCTCACGGGAGGGAGCTGTTTCTGAGCTGCGGCTCCAACGCCACCGCCGATGCCGATGGCCGGAGATGGATCGGCGACATGGCCCCTGACCTGAATTTCACTCTGAGCAGCCCGGGGATCGCTGCTCTGCTGGCCGGGAGCAGCAATGGCAGTGAAATCATGGCGCCGGTGTACCGCTCCGCGCGCTTCTTCACCACGACATCTTGGTATGACTTCAGCCTGCTGCCGGGGAACTACTGCGTCAGGCTGCATTTCTTCCCGTCCGCATTCAGGAATTTCAGTGCAAACGGTTCAGTGTTTGATGTCGTTGCCAAtgacttcaagctggtgtccaagtTTAACGTGTCGGAGGAGATAGTTTGGAGAAACTCAGTGAGCAATTCGGCCGCCACTGCGGTTGTCAAGGAGTACTTTCTTGCAGTCAATGGTTCTCGCCTGCAGATCGAGTTTGATCCAAGGCCCGGTTCATTTGCATTTGTGAATGCGATCGAGGTGATGCTCACTCCAGATAATTCCTTCAACGGCATGGTGAACAAAGTTGGTGGTGTGGATGTGCACATTCCTCCTGAATTAAGCGGCCGAGCTGTTGAGACTATGTATCGACTGAATATTGGAGGGCCTGCACTTGCATCTTCACATGATCAGTATCTTCATAGACCATGGTACACTGATGAAGCATTCATGTTTTCTGCCAACGCTGCTTTGATTGTGTCCAATACTTCAGCCATAAAGTATGTCTCAAGCAATGACTCCTCAATTGCTCCCCTTGATGTCTATGAGACCGCGAGAATCATGGGCAACAACATGGTCATGGACAAGAGGTTTAATGTGACATGGCGGTTCTTTGTCCACCCCAATTTTGATTACTTGGTCCGCCTTCATTTTTGCGAGCTTGTCTATGACAAGCCCAGCCAGAGGATCTtcaagatctacatcaacaacaaGACAGCTGCTGAGAACTACGATGTGTACAACAAAGCCGGAGGTATTAACAAGGCATATCATGAGGACTACTTTGATAGTTTGCCGCAGCAGGTAGACTCGCTCTGGCTTCAGCTAGGCCCGGACTCCATGACCAGTGCTTCAGGTACGGATGCACTTCTCAATGGTTTGGAGATATTCAAGCTCAGCAGGAGTGGCAACCTTGATTATGTGCTTGGTCATATTGATATGGGCAACAAAAGGGGGCGTTCCAAGGGTCGGAGCAGGATAGGTTTATGGGAAGAAGTTGGTATTGGCTCGGCCGCTTTTGTGGCCCTGGTAAGTGTTGCTCTATTCTCATGGTGCTATGTAAGGAGGAAACGAAAAGCTGTTAACGAGGAGGTCCCTGCTGGTTGGCACCCTCTGGTCCTCCATGAGGCTATGAAAAGCACTACAGATGCCCGCGCATCCAAAAAAGCACCCTTGGCACGCAATTCATCTTCCATTGGTCATAGGATGGGCAGGCGATTCAGCATTGCAGATATTAGAGCTGCCACAAAAAACTTTGACGAGTCATTGGTCATTGGTTCTGGAGGTTTTGGCAAGGTTTACAAGGGTGAGGTCGATGATGGCATTACAGTCGCAATCAAGCGTGCAAATCCATTATGTGGTCAGGGCCTGAAAGAATTTGAAACAGAGATCGAGATGCTCTCCAAGCTTAGGCACCGGCACCTTGTTGCAATGATTGGCTATTGTGAAGAGCAGAAGGAGATGATTCTGGTCTATGAATACATGGCCAAGGGGACATTGCGAAGCCATCTCTATGGAAGTGGCCTACCACCTTTGACATGGAAGCAACGGATTGATGCCTGCATTGGTGCGGCCAGGGGCCTTCACTACCTCCACACGGGAGCAGATCGCGGTATAATTCATAGGGATGTTAAGACTACTAACATCCTGTTGGACAAGAACTTTGTTGCAAAAATAGCAGATTTTGGGTTGTCGAAAACTGGACCAACACTGGACCAGACCCATGTTAGTACAGCAATCAGGGGTAGCTTCGGGTATCTTGATCCAGAGTACTTCCGGAGGCAGCAATTGACACAAAAATCTGATGTGTATTCTTTTGGTGTGGTTCTCTTTGAAGTTGCTTGTGCCAGGCCGGTTATAGACCCTTCAGTGCCGAAGGATCAAATCAACTTGGCAGAATGGGCTATGAGATGGCAGCGTCAGCGTTCGCTGGAAGCAATAGCGGATCCACGGCTGGATGGTGACTACTCGCCAGAATCCTTGAAGAAGTTTGGTGATATCGCGGAGAAGTGTCTTGCTGATGATGGGAGAACCAGGCCATCAATGGGTGAGGTCTTGTGGCACCTGGAGTATGTGCTGCAGCTCCATGAAGCTTACAAACGCAACGTGGATTGCGAGTCATTTGGAAGCAGTGAACTGGGGTTCGCTGATATGTCTTTTAGCATGCCTCACATCAGGGAGGGAGAAGAGGAGCATCACCCAAAGAAATCAGGTATCAGAGAAGATTCAGCCCCTTGA
- the LOC119352001 gene encoding uncharacterized protein LOC119352001, whose product MAAAAAPAPSSSSPGWDFTCNFEVDYGSEEHASIVYKTLAVDKELQPDKVRREMTVSGGKLLVRLEAVEARFLRASFSAFVDLMVLITKLVEEYGVSKEEHS is encoded by the exons ATGGCTGCTGCCGCCGCGCCagccccctcttcttcctcccctggcTGGGACTTCACCTG CAACTTTGAAGTTGATTATGGATCCGAAGAACATGCTTCCATTGTCTACAAGACGTTAGCTGTTGACAAGGAG TTGCAGCCAGATAAGGTCCGGAGGGAGATGACTGTTTCtggtggcaagctcctcgt GCGCCTTGAAGCAGTAGAGGCTCGGTTTCTGCGAGCGTCATTCAGCGCATTTGTTGATCTCATGGTGCTTATCACGAAGCTTGTCGAAGAATACGGCGTAAGCAAGGAAGAGCATTCCTGA